The sequence CGCCCCGATCGAGGAAATCCGCCCATGCTCCGCGCCCTCCTGCCCGTCCTCGCCGTCCTCGCCACGGCACCCGTCGCCGCCGCGCCGGCCGACGAGCTGCCGCTCGACCGCATCCGCCTGCCGGCCGGCTTCAGGATCGAGCTGGTGGCGCGCGTGCCCAATGCGCGCGCGATGGCCTGGGGCGAGCGCGGCACGCTGTTCGTCGGCTCGATGCGCGAGGGCAAGGTCTATGCGCTCAAGCCCGGCAGCAGCCAGCCGCTGGTGATCGCGCAAGGCCTCGACATGCCGGTCGGCGTGGCCTTCCGCCAGGGCGACCTGTACGTCTCGGCGGTCAGCCGCATCGTGCGCCTGCCCGGCATCGAGGGCCGGCTCGATGCGCCGCCCAAGCCCGAGGTGGTGCGCGACGACCTGCCCGGCGACAGCCACCACGGCTGGCGCTTCATCGCCTTCGGCCCGGACGGCAAGCTCTACGTGCCGATCGGCGCGCCGTGCAATATCTGCGACCGCGATGCCGACGGCTACGCCAACATCCTGCGCATGAACGTCGACGGCAGCGGCCAGGAGGTGTACGCCCGCGGCGTGCGCAATACCGTCGGCTTCGACTGGCAGCCGGGCAGCGGCAAGCTGTGGTTCACCGACAACGGCCGCGACATGCTCGGCGACGACATCCCGCCCGACGAGCTCAACCGCGCCGACCGTGCCGGCCAGCACTTCGGCTATCCCTATTGCCATGCCGGCGACATCGCCGACCCCGAGTTCGGCGCCAAGCGCGCCTGCAGCGAATTCGCGCCGCCGGCACGCAAGCTCGGCGCCCACGTCGCCGCGCTGGGCATCCGCTTCTACGGCGGCCGCCAGTTCCCGGCCGCCTACCGCGGCCAGGCCTTCGTCGCCGAGCACGGCTCGTGGAACCGCTCGAAGAAATCGGGCTACCGCGTGATGCGCGCCGTCATCAAGGGCGACCGCGTCACCGACTACCAGGTGTTCGCCGAAGGCTGGCTGCAGGACGAAAAGCCGTGGGGCCGCCCGGTCGACGTGCTGGTCGACCCGGACGGCGCGCTGCTGGTGTCCGACGACCATGCCGGCGCGGTCTACCGCATCCGCTACACCGGCAACTGATTCCCTCCCCCACCCAGAACAGGCCCGCATGACGCCGAACCGCTACGACTGGATCACCCTTGCCGCCGTGCTGCTGGGCTGGCTGCTGGTATTGCACCTCGGCGCCGCCGCCGCGTTGCTGGCCGGCCTCGCCAGCTACACCTTCACCCGCGGGCTGATCGACCCGGCCCGGCTGGGCCGGCTCAGGCTCGGCCGGGCCGGCGTGGCGCTCCTGTTCGCGCTGCTGCCGCTGATGCTGGTCTGGGCCGCCTCGGCCTTCCTCGGCCACCACCTGTCCTCGCTCGGCGACGAGACCGCGGGGCTGTGGCAGCGCCTCCTGCTGCAGGCGGTCGAATTGCGCGCCCAACTGCCGCAGGTACTGGCCGAGGCGATCCCGGCCAGCCCGGCCGAGCTCGAGCACCGGCTGCTGGCGCTGCTGTCGAGCCGCGGCGAGCAATTGATGGCGGCCGGCCGCCATAGCCTCGGGCTGGTGCTGGTCACGCTGTTCGGCTGGTGGCTGGGCCTGGCGGCCGCGCTGGCGACGCCGGCCGAGCCGGCCGGCCCGCTGCTGGCCGCCTGGCGCCGGCGCTGGGCCGGCCTCGCCATGGTGTTCGGCCGGCTGGCGCGCGGCCAGTGCTGGGTGGCGCTGATCAACTCGCTGTTCACCGCGATCTTCCTGTTCCTGATCGCGCCACTGGCCGACTGGCACTTCCCGTTCCGCTCGGCGCTGATCCTGATCACCTTCGTGGTCAGCCTGGTACCGGTGGCCGGCAACCTGGTGTGCAACACGCTGCTGCTGCTGATCGGCCTGGGCGTGAGCCTGCCAGCCGGTATCGGCGCGCTGGTGTTCCTGGTGGTGGTGCACAAGCTCGAATACCTGGTCAGCGCGCGCGTGCTCGGCACCGCCAACCGGCTGTCGGCCTGGGAGCTGATCACCGCGATGCTGGCGGGCGAGCTGCTGTTCGGGCCGGTCGGGTTGGTGTGCGCGGCGGTGCTCTACCCCTATATCAAGCACGAACTGCGGCAGGCGAAGCTGATCTAGCGCGCGGCCAGGAAACAGGTAGGAGCGGCTTCAGCCGCGAATGGCAGGCGCGTTCGCCTGCGGTGATCGATTCACCCATTCGCGGCTGAAGCCGCTCCTGCGGATCGATCGCAGATGCGCCACATATGAATGTAGGTCGGGCATAAAGCCCGGCCTACGATCACGGCGCCGGCGCTACAGCCGCCCCTTGAACGGATGCCCCTCGACCCGCCAGCCGGCCTGGCCATAGGCGTCGACGAAGGCGACCTTGAGCTGGGCCATGCCCTGCGAGCAGAAGAACACCCGGCAGGTCGCGTCCTGCCGGCTGGCGGTGACGAACCAGCGCTCGTCGCCGACCGCCAGGCCCCAGCTGTCGACCCGCTTGACCCACAGGTCGGCTTCGCCCATCGCATCGACGATCGCGACGCGCAACTGGGCTTCGCCCATGGTCCCGGTCTGGTAGATGCGTGCCATGGCTGTCCTCTTTACCCGTACCGCCTTGCCTTCGCGGCGCCGCGATACGAAACTGGTCTGATTCCCATCGGAGCCTAGCATGCCCCTTCCGTTCCACCTCGGCCTGCGCGATCGCCGCCACATGGTCAGCCTGATCCGCGACGGCGCGCAGGGACGCGCGAGCCGCAACGTGCTCGGCATGGCCTATCCGCAGGACATGAACCCACGCCTGCGGGTGCTCGAGCAGTGGGGCATGCCCGATGCCTCGCCGCGCCGCAGCATGCAGGCAACCATCGACCAGCCGCTGCCGCGCCGCCACCAGGTGGCGCTGGCGGCGCAACTCAATCCCGCGCTGCAATCGAGCCTGCACAGCGGTTTCGAACCGCAGCCGGTCGGCCGGCACGAGACCGTGCCCGGGGTGAAGGGCCGCGTGCACCTGGGCCCGCACCACACCCCGCTGCAGAACGGCCTGCCGCCGCTGGGCGAGCACGGGCCTCATCGCGGCGGCAGCGCCGCGCCGTCCGGCCGCGGCCGGCAGTCCGGCGGCGGCAAGCCGTCGGGCGGCGGCCGCCGCTGAATCGCCCGCCCCTCCCCTCACACCTCCTCGATCTCGCGGAAGGCGCTGGCGCCGCCGTCGACCGCGAACGGCGCATGGGCGCGGTTGGTGAACACGCTCTGGAAGGTATGGCCGGTACCGCTGCCGTCGTCGGTGCCGACGGTGTCGAAAGCCGTGTCGATCAGGTTGCGGGTCGAGCCGTGGTGCTGCTCGCGCGCCCGCTCGGCCAGGGTCAGGCTGGTCATCTTGTAGGCCCACTTGCGGCCCTTGGCGGTCAGCCCGGCCTCATCGAAGGCGGCGTTGCCGGCGACCGCGTCGCCCTTGCTGTAGTGCTTGATGCCCTGCGCCACCCGCTGCCGGCGCTGGTCGGCATCCAGGCCGTTGTCGGCGAAATACTTCGCGCCGGCCTTGTCGCCGCCGAGCCGGCGGTCGAGCTTGCGCGACAGCGTCTCGTAATCGTAGGTCCGCTCCTTGCCCTTGATCCTGCTGGTCCAGATCGCCGCGATATCGCGGCCGATGTGGAAGGAATGCACGCCGAGTTCGGATTGGCCGTAGTCGGCCTTGCGGTTGACGGCCGGCACGTTGACGTCGGCCCAGATGTCGCGGACCTCCTTGTCGTGGATGCCGCGGAAGGTGGTCGAGGCATCGAGCACGCCGACCAGCGGGTTCACCGTGTCGGCCTTGGTGCCGGTGAACGGCAGCGCGGTGTAGGCCGACACCCGCTCCAGGCCGCGTTTGCCGGGCACGCCGGCAGTGCCGTGCTGGTTGGCGGTGGTCGGGTCGATGCGGCGGATCAGCTGGTCGCTGTTGCGAAAGAAATTCGACAGGTCCGACGTCGAGCTACTGCCCGTCTTGCGGCTCGACTTGCGGATCGGCAATTCGATCTTGAGAAAGTCGCGATGCTTGCCGCCGCCCGGCTCCTTCCCGCCGCCCCCGCCCTTGCCCCGTCTGCTCATCGGCCCTCCTCGTTCAGTGTGGTCCCGGCCCGCGGCGCGGCCGCCGCGCCGCTCAGGCCGGGCAGGCTTCCGCCGCCAGCGCCAGCGGTGAATCGAGCGCAGCGCACAGCTGCGCCAGTTGCGCCAGCGTCTCCGCCTCCGGCGTGGCCGCACCGGCCTCCAGCGGCAGCGCGAAGAAGCGCAGCTCGTCGTCCGGCGCCTGCAGCGGCGGCAACGCCAGCGGCATGAAGCCGGCGCCGGCCAGCGTGGCCAGCGAACGCGCGTTGTCGGCATAGGCCGAGGTGAACAGCCGCGCCACGCCGTCGGCGCGCGCCTGCGCCGCCAGCATGCGCACCGCCGGCACGGCGTAGCCCAGGCCCTGGTGATCGCAGCCGATCCAGAAGTGGATGAAGGCGCTGTCGCCGTCGCGCACATAGCTGACCTCGCCGACCAGGCCGCTATCGGCGTGCATCAGCGCGAAATTGCGGCGGCCGGCTTCGGCCTGCTGCTGCTCCAGCCAGGCCAGCACCGCGGCCTCGTCGGGCAACGCGGGCAGGTCGACCATCAGCGCGATCTGCGGATCGCGGAACTGCCAGGCGAAGGCCGCGGCGTGCGCGTCGCACAAGGGTTCGAGCGCGAGCTCGGGCCGCTCGGGCGAGCTGCGCGCGGCGGCCGTCAGCGCCGCCTGGGCGGCGATGCGCGGCGCGAGCCGGACGGCCAGCTCGCGCAGGCCGGCCAGATCGGGATCGAGCGCCCTCGCCTCCTCCAGGCAGGCGCGCGCCTGCGCCAGCCGGCCGGCGGCGGCTTCGCAGGCGGCCAGCCAGGCCAGGCCGTCGGGCCACGCGCCGCAGCCGTCGAGCGCGACCGACAGCGCCGCACGCACCAGGCCCCAGTGCTCGATCGCGCCGGCCAGGTCGGCGAAGCGCAAGGCCAGCGCCAGGTTGGCGCCGGTCGGGAAGTAATGCGCCCAGCAGGCGTCGAGCGCCTGCCGCCAGCGTGCCAGCTGCGGCGCGGTCCAGGCCTCGACCGCATCGGCCAGCCCTTCGGGCAGCCGCGCCAGCAGCGCCGGATCGTGGCCGGCCAGCGCCAGCCAGGCCGGCAGCTCGGCGGCCAGCCGCCCGGCCGGCGCAGCTTCGAGCAGGCCGGCCAGCGCCGGCTGGTCGGCATCGGCCTGCCGGCCGGCGCGCTCGGCCAGGCCGGCGAAGGCGCCGGCCAGCAGCCCGTCGCCATCGAACAGCGCCAGGTGCAGCCAGCGGCCGTCGGCCAGCTCCGCCTGGCGCACCCTGGCGCCGCGGCCGGCCTGGCGCGCCGCCAGCGCATGCAGGTTCAACGCGCCGTCGCCCTCGCCGCAGCGCAAGGCCGCCAGCTCGGCCACGCCGGCCTCGACCGCGCACAGCAGCAGGCGGCCGCCATGGGCGACGGCGATCCGCGCCAGCCGCGCGTCGGCCTCCTCGGGCAGGCCGAAGCCGGTGGCGTTGAGCAGCGCCAGGTAGCCGTCGGCCACCGGCCGCCACTCGGACGCCGGCGGCGCGCCGGCATAGTCGATGCGGCCGTAGGCGACGCTGCAGGCGACCGAGGGCAGCGCGGCCAGCCGGCCGAAATCGAGCACCACCGCCGGATTGGCGCCACCGGCCGGCTCGGCCTCGTCGCACCACGGCGCGCCGCCCAGCGCCAGCGCCTGCGCCTCGAACAGGCCGGCCAGCCAGGGATGCGCGCGCAGCCGCGCGCCGGCCTCGGCGTCGATGGGCCAAACCTCGATGCGCCACGGCGGCAGCCGCCACGGCCCGGCGCCGGCGCGCACCTCGAGCGCGTTCAACAGCCGCCACAGCGTCTCGCCGTCGTCGCCGGCCAGCACGATCAGCCGCAAGGGCGCGGCCTCGTCGATCGCGCCGACCACGCAGGCGTGCTCCCAGAACTGCAGCGCGAGGTCGGCGCAGCAGCGGGCCAAGGACGGGCTGCACCAACTGACCGGCGGTTCAGTGGCAGGGTTGGCGATATCGCTCATCGTTCATCCTCCTTGTGAATGCGCAGCTCTTGGGCCGGCACCTCTTCCGCGCAGCGGAGCCGCAGCCGGCGAACCGTCCGGCAGCGGCGGCTCAGTCCTTCAGCGCCTTGGCAGCCCGCACGATGTCGGGCGCCTTCTGGACTGCGCCCGCGATGTTCTCGCCCAGCGAACGCGCCACCCCGACCGCACGGATCTGATTGCGCAGATCGACTCGCTGCAAGGTATCGACCGGTCTCGCCATATCGGCGCGCGTGACACCGGTCGGACGTTTCCACCGCTCCAGGCCGAGCTTGGCCGTCTTGTCCATCACCCGGTCGCTGCGCTTGACGAAATCGTGATCGAGCACCGAGGTCGGCAGGAAGGTCGAATCGTCGTGCAGCTTGAACTTGGTCTTCTTCATCTCGGACAGCCGCTTGCGGCCAAAAGCGCGATACTTCGGGTCCTGCCGCAGATGCTCCTTGATCTGGCTGAGCTTCGCGGCGGCCTCGGGTCCGCTGACCGTGTCGTAGCCGTACTGAGACTTCGAATGCGACGGCTTCCTGGCGAAGTAGGCGTCGTCGCGGAACACCGCCGGCCCCTCGGCCCAGGCGTCGAGGATCACATCCCGGCCGCCGCGCTGGCTGCCGGTCTGCAGTTCGGACCAGACGTGGTCGCCCTTGGTCCACGACACGGTGTCGATCCGCTGCCCGCTCCTGAGCCGGGTGGCATGGCTGTGGGTCGACACGTCGCCGTGCTCCTGGCAGTTGCCGGCGCGGACGAATTCGGCGGAAGCCGCGCCGCTGGCGAAGGGGTCGGCGCCTTCCTTGTCGCGCAGATGGGCACCGATGTCGCGACCGATCACCATCAGGCGCGACGACTTGTGACCGCTCTTCTGGATGTCGGTCGTCACGTTGCCGCGCCCGGAGCTGAGCTTCTGGCGGGTTTCGACCACGGTCCGGTGGGCGTCGCGCAGATTGTCCAGGTCGGCGCCGCCGGTGGCGCGCTTGTCGCTGGACAGCCGCATCATGTAGCCGGCCAGATCCATCTCGTGGCCCTGGATGCCGCTGCCGCTCTTGGCACGCCGGGTCATGTCGCTCAGTTCCTGTCGGCGCTCCACCTGCCGATCCTGCAGGAACACGTCTTCATGCGCCGTCTTGATGGCCGCCCTGAGGGCAGCGACCCTGCCCGGCTTCGGCGCCCCGACCATGGACTCCGAGCCCGAGCGCGAGCGTCCCTCCTGCTCCGGCCGGGTCGGGCCGGGCGTACTGCCGCGTCTTCTCATGACGTTTCCTTTGCGGGTTGCGAGCGAGTCGTCGTCGATCCGGGCCTAGCCGCCCGGCATCGCCAGTTCCTTGAACTTGAAGCCGCCGCCGCTCTTGTTGTTGGGGTGGTAGTGGAAGCGCCGGACCGCACCGGTGGAGATTTCCTGGAAGCGGATCGAGCCCGATCGCTGACGCGTGCCGCCCGGGCTCGCCGTATTGGCCTGGCGGTCGGTCGCGGTCTGGTAGCGGCGGCTGTGGATCATCTGGAAATCGCTGTTCTTGAGCCCGAAGTTGTTGGCACTCGGCATTGCCCTCTCCCTTGCGTGAAAAAACCTTCGCGCCGACGCCGGCGCGGCCTACACATGCATGCGGTCGATGTCCTCGTTGTCGTGCTCGATCGAAAAGGCGTCGATGTGGTTGAGCGAGGCGGTGCGGCGCAGCATCGTGTCGCGGATCAGCGAGGGCCGCGTCTCGTCGCCGCTGTACTCGACCTGGCGGAACTTGCCGAAGAACGGTCCGTTGGTATCGGACTTGTGCATCGAGCTCATCAGCTGTTCCATCCCTGGGTCGTGCCCTGGTTGCCCAGCCAGTTCTCCCCGACCATGAAGTGCTGCTTGTTGCCGTGGTCCGGGTTGATCAGCTGCGACACCGGGAAGCCGTGCGAGCGGTCGTCGGACGACAGCCGCGTGCCCATCGGATCGGGCGTGCCGTCTTCGCCGCGGCCGTTGTTCTTGATCTCGGAGAAACCGAACATCGAGGTCGGCCGCTTCTTGTGGTCGAGCGTGCCGATCACCGACTTCGAGCTCTTGTACTTGCGGAAATGGGCGAGGAAGGGGCCGGCGTCGGCATCCGACAGCCGGACGAAGCCGCGCCCGGTGAATTCCGACTTCACCGCGTTGATCGCCGCCCGCTTGCTCGAGATGCCCGAGGTCACCGCCTGCTTGCGGATCTTGCTCAGCTTGAACTTCACCGTCTGGAAGGCGTTGTTCGATACGCTGAACGCATTCTCCTTGCGCTTGGCCTCGAGCCGGCTGGACACGCGGCTCCCGGTCGCCCCTTGCCGCGATTGCTCATGCTGCGCCTCCCCGGGCCGCCAGCGCCCGCTGGCCTGCGCCCAGGCCGCGCTGAAGTCGGCGCGCGAAGGCCACTGGCCGGTCTGCGCCGCCTGGTGCGCCAGGCCCGCCTCGGCGACGGCGACCGGGCTCACCGGGAATGGGCTCGCCGCCGCGCCCCCACGCCCATGTGCGCCAGCATGTGCTGGTAGGAATCCTCCGCCTGCGCCAACCGCACCCGGTTGTAGGGTGTATTGGCCAAGCCGGCGTTCTGCCTGGCGAAAGCGATGCCGAGCGATTGCAGCTGCAGCGCGGTCGATACGTCGCCGCCGCGCAGCGCGGTCAGCTGGTCCGCGCGATACTGCTCGGCGCTGGACCAGCCGGTCTCGAAGGCCGAGCCGTCGGCCCTGAGCTTGCGGCCGGTGCCGGTCCCGGCGTGCAGGCGGTGCACCTCCCGCGCTTCCTGGTAAGCCGGCAGCGGCTGTTCGACCTCGGCGCGCGTAGCGGCGCCGCGCAACTGGCGCACCGATTCGGCCGCCAGCGGATGTTCGGCCTCATGGCTGGCGCCGCTGACCGGCTGGCCGTAGCGCGCACCCAGCCGGGCCTGCTCGCTGCGCCGATAGCCGTAGCTGCCCGGTCCGTAGCGCCGGCCGGCCCCGGCGCCCGCGGCGGCGGCGCCTGCGAACGAGTCGCCGGCCCCGGCTGCCGCTGCGCCGAACGAACCGCCGAAGGCAGGCGCCGCCGGGCCGGCAAAGGAGGCCGATGGCGAATCGGACATGGCGGAGGCGCTGCCGAACGAGCCGCCGAACCAGGCGGGCTCTGCGACGGGCTGCCGCCGCGCCGGCGCGGCGGCCGCAGCCGGCGACAGCGCGCGCCGCATGCCGCCGCCGGCATAGGCTGGCGGCGGCAGGAACAGCGGCGGCGGAGAGGGCGGCGACGGCAGCGGCCCGCCGCGCGGCGCGGCACGGGCCGCCCGCGTCGCCTGCGCCGGCGCGGCGACCGGCGAAACCGGCCGGCTGCGCGCCGCGCGCCGGTCGTCGCCGCCCCCTCCCCTGCATCGCCCGGTGTTCGTCTCATCTTCCGCTCCCGCCGGTCATTTCTTCTTATAGAACGCACTGGCACCGCCGTCCCCGGCGAACGGCGCGTACTTCTTCGACTTCTCCACGTAGACGCGGTTGAAACCGCGGCCCGCCTTGGAGCCGACCTGGTCGAGCGCCTTGTTGACCAGGTTGTCGCCGCTGCCGTGGTAGGTCTCGCGCGCGCGCTCGGCCAGCGTCACGGTGGTCATCTTGTAGGCCCACTTGCGGCCGCGGTCGGTCAGGCCGGCATCGGTGAAGGCCTTCTCTCCGGCCTTGGTATCGCCCATCGAGTAATGCTTGACCCCCTGGGCGATCAGCTGGCGGCGGGTATCGTGGTCGAGCTTCGATTCCTTGCTCCAGTAGGCCTCGCCCGACTTGCTCTGCTTGCCGCCGCCGAAACGCTTGTCGAGCGCCGGCGCCAGCTTGTCGTAGCCGTAGCCGCGGGCGACGCCCTTCTTGCCGCTGATGAACTGGCCGTAGATGTCGTTGCCGACGTGCAGCGAATGGGTATCGGCGCCATGCGGATAGTCGACCCGCCGGTTGAAGGTCTTCATGTTGTCGGCGGTCCACTGGTTCAGCGCGCCCTTGTCCATGGTCTCCCTGGCCAGGTCCTTCTGCGCGCGGTACTGCTTGCGGCCCTCGAATACCCCGGTCAGCTCGCTGCCCAGCGACTTGAAGTTCAGCGCCTTGTAGCCGGCGATGGTCGCCGAGTCGCGCTTGCCGGGCACGCCCAGGCCGCCGCCCTTGGGCTTGGACTCCTGGATGATGTAGGCCATGTTGGCCTGGTGCTCTTCCTCGCTGATGTTGGGCTTGACCCTCTTGCGATAGCTGGTGGCCTGCGGCTTGGCGTAGGGGTTGGAGTCGTCCTTGAGCTGGATCTTGCTTTTCCGTTTCACTGCTGCAGCCTTTCCATATCCGCACGACTAGGGGTTGACTTTCCAATGCGCCGCCGGGCTCTTGCTGCTTACCGGCTTGCCCTTCACATCGAGCGAGGCCCCTGCCCTTCCTTGCCCGGCCCCTTGCCCTGTGCATGGCCGTGTCCGTGCGGCGTCTTGTCGGCGCCATGCCCTTGCGGGTTGTAGCGCTGATAATTCGAGCCGTCGGGATAGAGGGTGTGCGTGTCCTGCCCTTTTTTGCCGAACGACGCCGTGCTGCCCCCCATCGGCTCGATCAGCGCATTAGGCCCTGGCGCGACGACGAAGCGCTGCACCTCGTGGCCGGTGTTGCGGTCGATGGTCGGCCCCGGCGAGCGGCCGCGCTGCTGCGGCGCCGCCAGCAGCGGTGTCGGCGACGATTTCGACGACTGGAGCAGCAAGGGCGCCGACACCGTCGCCGCAGCGCGGGACCGGCCGGTGAAACTCATCGGGCCCACCCGGGCCGTCGCGCGTCGCATGGCAGTCGCCTCCCGTTACTTGTTGCTCTGCCCCTGTTCCAGCCCCAGCAGCTCGAACACGTTCAGGTTGCCGCCGAACTTGAGGAACATCTCGTGGTAGAGCTCGGCGGTGTTCATGTTTCCCCACTCGACCGCGCGCAGGATCAGGTAGGGCACGGGGCTGTGCGGCTCGAGGCTGGCCAGGTAGTCGGCGATCACCGCGAGGCGGTGGTAGGCGTCGGCGCGGCTGCGGATCGGGCCGTCGCCGCTGCCGTCGTCGCCCTCGCCGCCGTCGTGGCCGCCCGCACCGCCGCCTCCGGCGCCGCCACCGGCCGGCGGCTCGGCCTCGACCGGCTTCTCGTCGCGGCTGCGCGGGCTGGCCAGCCGCACCCCGCGCTTGTACAGCTCGCCGGCGATCAGCGCCTGGATCTGTTCGAGCAGGCCCGCCAGGCCGTTGAGGCTCGGCGCCTCGTCGCCCCACAGCTGGTCCAGCGTGGCGGCCAGCATCTCGATCGCCTCGAGCGCGTCGGCCAGCACGTAGTAGTGGGCCGAGTGCGTCTCGGTGGCGGTCGACGACATCGCCGACTGGAATTCCTGCGCCGTCACGCCCTCGATCTCGGTCGCGCCGTGGCGGCCCTTGGCGCGGATCTGCTCGTTGCGCTTGGCCTGCTCGAAATCGGCCCAGCCGAATTCGCGCGGGCCGCGGCCGGCCACCGTGATCGGCAGCAGCCGCACCTGCGGCAAGAGCTTCTCGTTGACCCAGCGCAGGATGTTGGCGCGGTACTCCTGGTCGCCCTCGTCGATGCGCGGGTAGAGCGTGTCCCAGTAGCGCTCGCACAGCGCCTGCATCAAGAGCATGCAGGCCGGGATCGCCTCGAAGCCGGCCTTGGCGATCTGCGCTTCCAGGAGCCAGGCGGCCAGCTGCAGGTCCTTGCTCTTGCTGATCAGCGCGTGGGCCGCCAGGTCGCTGACCTTGTCCCAGTCGGCCTGCTTCAGCTCGTGGGTCCAGATGCCCATCTGCAGGGTCGAGTCGTCCTCGCGGCGGGCCTCGCGGATCGCGGTGTAGACGCCGTTGCCGCGCACCGACTTGCCGGTCGGGCGGTCCGGTTCGATGGGCAGCAGGAGTTCGTCGAGCGGGATGCCGAGCCGGCTCTGGAAGAACTGCTGCGCTTGCTGGAGGAGTTTGGGACGCATGGGCTACACCCTTACCAGTAGAGCGGCGCGGCGCGCGGCCAATCGCGCGGCAGGACAAGCGGCTGGGCGGCCTGGCTCTTCGGATCGAGCGAATTGAGCCCGACCGCCAGGTAGACGCGCGCTTCCATGCTGCGCGGCGGAGTCGCTCCGTCCTGCAGCGGTACCGTGAATTCGAGGATGCTGCGGCTCGGTTCGAGCGGGTCGACCGCCGGCGCGGCCAGCGGCCGGTGCGCTCCGATCAGCCGCAGCAGGCCCCATTGGCCCAGGCCCGGGAAGCTGGCGGTGACGCCGTCGACCTGCATCTCGCCGCCGCGCGCCGCGGCACGCGGCCGCCAGCTCGACTGGCCGGCCCAGGACAGGTCGAGCACCAGCGCCTCGCCCAGGCCCAGTCGAGCTGGCGGCGCGAACCGGGGAACTCGATCTGGCTGGCGCCCGAGGCGACGCGCCAGCCGATCAGCTGCTCGGCCCCCACTTCGAGCCTGGGCAGCGCGCGGAAGCCGAGGTCGAGCCGCACCGGCCGGCTGCCGTCGGCGGCGGCCAGCGTGGCGGCGGCGAAGTCGGCCACCGCGTCGAGCCGGTCGAGGAAGCGGCGGATCTCGTTCCAGCGCGCCGGCTTGAGGCCGTCGACGGCGCGGTGCAGCGCCTCGCGCTCGCCGGCGTAGTCGCGGAAGAAGTCGCGCGCCACCTTCAGGTCCAGATCGCGCGCGCCGGCGTCGGCGAACGGGTAGCGGCCGGCCAGCTCGCGGTTGAAGCGGTTGGCCAGCGTGCGGTAGCGCTCGTAGGCGTCGGCCTCGCGGCGGTCCTGGCAGCGCCACAGGCTCTGGCCGGTCAGCGCGCGGCGGCGCTGGCTGAACAGGTCGAGCCCCACGCCGCTGCCGCCGGCCTTGGCCAGCAGGGTCGCGCAGTTGTCGTAGTCCAGCGGCGCCAGCGTCTTGCCGATGAAGTTCTCCAGCTCGCCCAGCGCGGCGCCGCCGTCCTTGCCGTCCTTGAAGCGCTTGAGCTCGTCCAGCGTGGCGCGCCAGCCGGCGTTGCCGCCGACCGCGCTGCCGGCCGGGCCGTGGTCGAGGTAGCGCACGAAGGGCTCGGCATAGTTGGCCAGCGCCGCGGCGCGTTCGCGCTGGCCGCTCAGGTATTCCTTGACCTCGGCCGGGTCGCCGAGCTGGTAGACCGGCCGCAGGCCGGCCTCGCCCGGCTCGCCGGCCAGCTTGGGCTGGTACAGCTTGCTGGCCTCGGCCAGCGTGTCGATGCGCGCCAGCATGTCGCTGGCGTAGCCGCGCACGCAGTTGTCGAAATGGCCGGCGCCGTCGGTGTAGTCGATCTTGACCAGCTGGTCGTACAGCTTGCCGAGCGGGTCGACCTGGCGGGCGAAGGCGGTGCTGCGCTTGGCCACCACCGATTCGGCGTCCTCGTCCTCGCCGCGGGCGGCGTTGGGCGAGCGCTGGGCCTCGACCAGGGTGTCGTCGAGCACCGCCCGCAGCTGGCGGCGCGCCAGCCGGTCGTACAGCGGCGCGGCCAGGTAGCCGTCGTCGGTGTTGAGCTTGCGGGCCAGCGCGAACACCTGGTAGTCGCGCAGGTAGCCGCTGGCCTGGGCCAGCTGCTCGTCGCGCCAGCCGGCCTGCACCACCTGGCAGGAGAACAGCCGGCGCGGCTT is a genomic window of Chitinimonas koreensis containing:
- a CDS encoding PQQ-dependent sugar dehydrogenase translates to MLRALLPVLAVLATAPVAAAPADELPLDRIRLPAGFRIELVARVPNARAMAWGERGTLFVGSMREGKVYALKPGSSQPLVIAQGLDMPVGVAFRQGDLYVSAVSRIVRLPGIEGRLDAPPKPEVVRDDLPGDSHHGWRFIAFGPDGKLYVPIGAPCNICDRDADGYANILRMNVDGSGQEVYARGVRNTVGFDWQPGSGKLWFTDNGRDMLGDDIPPDELNRADRAGQHFGYPYCHAGDIADPEFGAKRACSEFAPPARKLGAHVAALGIRFYGGRQFPAAYRGQAFVAEHGSWNRSKKSGYRVMRAVIKGDRVTDYQVFAEGWLQDEKPWGRPVDVLVDPDGALLVSDDHAGAVYRIRYTGN
- a CDS encoding AI-2E family transporter, giving the protein MTPNRYDWITLAAVLLGWLLVLHLGAAAALLAGLASYTFTRGLIDPARLGRLRLGRAGVALLFALLPLMLVWAASAFLGHHLSSLGDETAGLWQRLLLQAVELRAQLPQVLAEAIPASPAELEHRLLALLSSRGEQLMAAGRHSLGLVLVTLFGWWLGLAAALATPAEPAGPLLAAWRRRWAGLAMVFGRLARGQCWVALINSLFTAIFLFLIAPLADWHFPFRSALILITFVVSLVPVAGNLVCNTLLLLIGLGVSLPAGIGALVFLVVVHKLEYLVSARVLGTANRLSAWELITAMLAGELLFGPVGLVCAAVLYPYIKHELRQAKLI
- a CDS encoding DUF6150 family protein, with the protein product MARIYQTGTMGEAQLRVAIVDAMGEADLWVKRVDSWGLAVGDERWFVTASRQDATCRVFFCSQGMAQLKVAFVDAYGQAGWRVEGHPFKGRL
- a CDS encoding GNAT family N-acetyltransferase, whose protein sequence is MSDIANPATEPPVSWCSPSLARCCADLALQFWEHACVVGAIDEAAPLRLIVLAGDDGETLWRLLNALEVRAGAGPWRLPPWRIEVWPIDAEAGARLRAHPWLAGLFEAQALALGGAPWCDEAEPAGGANPAVVLDFGRLAALPSVACSVAYGRIDYAGAPPASEWRPVADGYLALLNATGFGLPEEADARLARIAVAHGGRLLLCAVEAGVAELAALRCGEGDGALNLHALAARQAGRGARVRQAELADGRWLHLALFDGDGLLAGAFAGLAERAGRQADADQPALAGLLEAAPAGRLAAELPAWLALAGHDPALLARLPEGLADAVEAWTAPQLARWRQALDACWAHYFPTGANLALALRFADLAGAIEHWGLVRAALSVALDGCGAWPDGLAWLAACEAAAGRLAQARACLEEARALDPDLAGLRELAVRLAPRIAAQAALTAAARSSPERPELALEPLCDAHAAAFAWQFRDPQIALMVDLPALPDEAAVLAWLEQQQAEAGRRNFALMHADSGLVGEVSYVRDGDSAFIHFWIGCDHQGLGYAVPAVRMLAAQARADGVARLFTSAYADNARSLATLAGAGFMPLALPPLQAPDDELRFFALPLEAGAATPEAETLAQLAQLCAALDSPLALAAEACPA
- the tssA gene encoding type VI secretion system protein TssA, translating into MRPKLLQQAQQFFQSRLGIPLDELLLPIEPDRPTGKSVRGNGVYTAIREARREDDSTLQMGIWTHELKQADWDKVSDLAAHALISKSKDLQLAAWLLEAQIAKAGFEAIPACMLLMQALCERYWDTLYPRIDEGDQEYRANILRWVNEKLLPQVRLLPITVAGRGPREFGWADFEQAKRNEQIRAKGRHGATEIEGVTAQEFQSAMSSTATETHSAHYYVLADALEAIEMLAATLDQLWGDEAPSLNGLAGLLEQIQALIAGELYKRGVRLASPRSRDEKPVEAEPPAGGGAGGGGAGGHDGGEGDDGSGDGPIRSRADAYHRLAVIADYLASLEPHSPVPYLILRAVEWGNMNTAELYHEMFLKFGGNLNVFELLGLEQGQSNK